The proteins below come from a single Zhouia spongiae genomic window:
- a CDS encoding L-threonylcarbamoyladenylate synthase → MKNEIQQALEALNNGGLILYPTDTVWGIGCDATNPEAVKKVYELKQREDSKALICLVSDIRMLEKFIFEVPEVAYQLIEATDKPTTIIYDKPINIADNLIAPDRTLAVRVASDEFCQRMIRQFKRPLVSTSANISGRPTPQSYSEINPEILKGVDYVVNLHRDKKCNKPSTIIKIGNNGVFKIIRK, encoded by the coding sequence ATGAAGAACGAAATTCAACAAGCACTGGAAGCTCTTAACAATGGGGGACTCATTCTCTACCCTACTGATACCGTATGGGGTATCGGTTGCGATGCCACCAACCCTGAGGCTGTTAAAAAAGTATACGAATTAAAACAGCGGGAAGACTCTAAAGCTCTTATTTGTTTGGTTTCCGACATCCGTATGCTCGAAAAGTTCATTTTCGAAGTTCCTGAAGTTGCTTATCAGCTCATTGAGGCTACCGATAAACCTACGACCATTATATACGACAAACCCATTAATATAGCTGATAACCTCATAGCTCCTGATCGTACATTGGCGGTCCGGGTGGCTTCTGACGAATTTTGCCAACGAATGATCAGGCAATTCAAACGTCCGTTGGTTTCTACCTCTGCAAACATCAGCGGTCGGCCAACTCCTCAATCCTACTCAGAAATAAATCCGGAAATTTTAAAAGGTGTAGACTATGTAGTAAATTTGCACCGCGATAAAAAATGTAATAAACCCTCTACCATTATTAAAATCGGGAATAACGGGGTTTTTAAAATTATCCGAAAATAA
- a CDS encoding glycosyltransferase yields the protein MKLKEIPVSVYHTLRLKSLSVERLYSHNRDTIVPVIVSLTSIPSRLNKVHITIRSLLSQTKKPKKIILWLHEEIKNDIPRSLKILEGDFFEIRYSHLTCSHKKLIHTLKYFPEDIIVTCDDDFIYDKYWLELLYKEHLRLPNCIIANQTRYICHNEKNEPLSYKLWKYPKNTNHSQNPVLAIGAGGVLYPPNKLDKTVFDEELFLSLTPKADDLWFKGMSFLNGTQTIQSLNPPKPPTSIAGTQKISLKKQNIGKDLNRVQWEQLTSYFKIDINEERNSTSTGSS from the coding sequence ATGAAGTTAAAAGAAATCCCCGTCTCTGTATACCATACACTTAGACTAAAAAGTTTGTCTGTTGAAAGGCTTTATTCTCATAACCGGGATACAATAGTTCCCGTTATAGTTTCACTTACTTCTATTCCCTCAAGATTAAACAAAGTACATATAACGATAAGAAGTCTTCTTTCTCAGACTAAAAAGCCTAAAAAGATTATACTATGGCTACATGAAGAAATAAAAAACGATATCCCCAGATCATTAAAAATCCTGGAAGGTGATTTTTTTGAGATAAGATACTCGCATCTGACTTGCTCGCATAAAAAGCTGATCCATACCCTTAAATATTTTCCGGAAGATATTATTGTAACATGTGATGATGACTTTATTTATGACAAGTACTGGCTGGAATTGCTGTATAAAGAACATCTCCGTCTTCCAAATTGTATCATCGCTAATCAGACAAGATATATTTGCCATAACGAAAAAAATGAGCCTCTTTCATATAAATTATGGAAGTACCCCAAGAACACAAACCACAGTCAAAATCCTGTTTTAGCTATTGGTGCAGGGGGTGTTTTATACCCTCCCAACAAACTCGACAAAACTGTTTTTGATGAAGAACTGTTTCTTTCTTTAACTCCCAAAGCTGATGATTTATGGTTTAAGGGGATGTCTTTTTTGAACGGCACTCAAACAATACAATCGCTAAATCCCCCTAAGCCACCGACCTCTATTGCAGGGACCCAAAAAATATCGCTAAAAAAACAAAACATCGGTAAGGACTTAAACAGAGTTCAATGGGAACAACTTACTTCTTATTTTAAAATAGACATCAATGAAGAACGAAATTCAACAAGCACTGGAAGCTCTTAA
- a CDS encoding glycosyltransferase family 2 protein: MINISVIISTYNSESWLEKVLWGYQTQTFRNFEVVIADDGSGPKTRELIEKMQEEVKYPIVHVWQKDDGFQKSRILNKAIEASRGGYILMSDGDCIPRADFLEVHDNYKEEGYFLSGGYFKLPMNVSEMISKEDILTGKCFDMDWLKKHGIKSSFKNNKLTSQGMKSKFLNFVTPTNASWNGHNSSGWKKDILAVNGMDERMQYGGQDRELGERLFNYGIKSKQIRYSAVCVHLDHKRGYKSQESIDKNNAIRKHTRDSKQTWTPYGIEKREKQQS, encoded by the coding sequence ATGATAAATATAAGCGTAATCATAAGTACCTATAATTCTGAATCATGGCTTGAAAAAGTTTTATGGGGATATCAAACCCAGACTTTCAGGAATTTTGAAGTGGTGATAGCAGACGATGGCTCCGGGCCCAAGACAAGAGAATTGATCGAAAAAATGCAAGAGGAGGTAAAGTACCCTATAGTACATGTCTGGCAGAAAGATGATGGTTTTCAGAAATCAAGGATTCTAAACAAGGCTATTGAAGCCAGCAGGGGAGGTTATATTCTTATGAGTGATGGCGACTGTATACCCAGGGCCGATTTTTTAGAGGTACACGATAATTACAAGGAGGAAGGATATTTTTTGTCAGGAGGGTATTTTAAGCTGCCAATGAATGTTTCTGAAATGATTTCGAAAGAAGACATTCTTACAGGGAAATGTTTTGATATGGATTGGCTGAAAAAACACGGTATTAAATCATCCTTTAAAAATAATAAACTGACATCTCAGGGCATGAAGTCTAAGTTTTTAAATTTCGTTACGCCTACGAATGCCAGTTGGAATGGACATAACTCATCAGGTTGGAAGAAGGACATTCTGGCTGTTAACGGAATGGATGAACGAATGCAATACGGAGGACAGGACAGGGAATTAGGGGAGCGTTTGTTTAACTATGGTATTAAATCAAAACAAATCAGGTATAGTGCCGTATGTGTGCATTTGGACCATAAACGTGGGTATAAAAGTCAGGAATCTATAGACAAGAATAATGCGATTAGAAAGCATACCCGCGATTCGAAACAAACATGGACTCCATATGGGATTGAAAAAAGAGAAAAGCAGCAATCATAA
- a CDS encoding 2,3,4,5-tetrahydropyridine-2,6-dicarboxylate N-succinyltransferase, giving the protein MKELQEIIEQAWDNRELLKEEATTSAIRKVVSLLDEGNLRVAEPATNGWQVNEWVKKAVVLYFPIQKMETIECGPLEFHDKIPLKKNYAEKGIRVVPHAVARHGAYVSSGVIMMPSYVNIGAYVDEGTMVDTWATVGSCAQIGKNVHLSGGVGIGGVLEPLQAAPVIIEDNAFIGSRCIVVEGVRVETEAVLGANVVLTASTKIIDVTGDEPVEMKGRVPARSVVIPGSYTKKFAAGEYQVPCALIIGKRKPSTDKKTSLNDALREYDVAV; this is encoded by the coding sequence ATGAAAGAATTGCAAGAAATCATAGAACAAGCCTGGGATAACCGAGAGTTGCTTAAGGAAGAAGCCACTACTTCTGCCATCAGAAAAGTAGTTTCTCTTCTGGATGAAGGAAACTTACGCGTAGCCGAACCTGCAACCAACGGCTGGCAAGTAAACGAATGGGTTAAAAAAGCGGTGGTTTTATACTTTCCGATACAAAAAATGGAGACGATCGAATGTGGTCCGTTAGAGTTTCACGATAAGATTCCTTTAAAGAAGAATTATGCCGAAAAAGGGATCAGGGTGGTTCCTCATGCTGTTGCCAGACATGGGGCCTACGTCTCTTCAGGTGTTATCATGATGCCTAGTTATGTAAATATCGGAGCTTATGTTGATGAAGGGACAATGGTAGACACATGGGCTACTGTAGGAAGTTGTGCCCAGATTGGTAAAAACGTGCATCTCAGCGGCGGAGTAGGAATTGGAGGGGTTTTAGAACCTTTACAAGCCGCTCCTGTTATTATTGAGGACAATGCTTTTATCGGATCGAGATGTATCGTTGTGGAAGGTGTTCGCGTAGAAACTGAAGCGGTACTTGGAGCCAATGTTGTACTTACTGCATCTACTAAAATTATTGATGTAACCGGTGATGAACCTGTAGAAATGAAAGGCAGGGTTCCTGCAAGGTCGGTTGTAATCCCCGGAAGTTACACAAAAAAGTTTGCGGCCGGCGAATACCAGGTTCCTTGTGCCCTGATCATTGGAAAGAGAAAACCCAGTACCGACAAGAAAACCTCGTTAAATGATGCCCTTCGTGAATACGATGTAGCTGTTTAA
- the ruvX gene encoding Holliday junction resolvase RuvX: MARIIALDYGTKRTGIAVTDELQIIASGLTTVNTLDLIPFLTDYVSKEKVELIVVGEPKRLHNEASEVETQIEKFLGKLRGVLPKMPIKRIDERFTSKIAFQSLLDTGQKKKVRKNKALIDEISATIILQDYLAGQQ; the protein is encoded by the coding sequence ATGGCGAGGATAATAGCGCTCGATTACGGAACCAAAAGAACAGGGATTGCAGTTACGGATGAACTACAAATAATAGCTTCAGGCTTAACAACGGTAAATACTCTTGACCTGATCCCTTTTTTAACAGATTATGTGTCTAAGGAAAAAGTAGAGCTTATAGTGGTAGGAGAGCCTAAACGATTACACAATGAAGCATCGGAAGTAGAAACTCAAATAGAAAAATTTTTAGGCAAACTCAGGGGAGTACTTCCAAAAATGCCAATAAAACGCATTGATGAACGTTTTACATCCAAAATAGCCTTTCAAAGTCTATTGGATACCGGACAAAAGAAAAAAGTAAGAAAAAACAAGGCATTGATAGATGAAATCAGTGCCACTATTATTTTACAAGATTATTTGGCCGGTCAGCAATAA
- the def gene encoding peptide deformylase, whose product MIIPIRAYGDPVLKKEAVDIDENYPNLQELLDNMFETMYNAYGVGLAAPQIGLSIRLFIVDASPFAEDDDLTKEEQEELQEFKKVFINARMIEETGEEWAFNEGCLSIPDVREDVNRNEKIRIEYYDENFEKHIEEFEGLAARVIQHEYDHIDGVLFTDKLSSLKKRLIKGRLANISKGKVKVDYKMRFPLAKKAR is encoded by the coding sequence ATGATTATACCTATCCGAGCCTACGGAGATCCGGTACTGAAGAAGGAAGCTGTAGATATAGATGAGAACTATCCGAACCTTCAAGAACTTCTAGATAATATGTTTGAAACCATGTACAATGCATATGGTGTTGGACTTGCAGCTCCTCAAATAGGGTTGTCCATACGTTTGTTTATTGTAGATGCATCTCCTTTTGCAGAAGATGATGATCTGACAAAAGAAGAGCAGGAAGAGCTTCAGGAATTTAAAAAAGTATTCATTAATGCCCGCATGATTGAAGAGACAGGCGAAGAATGGGCATTTAACGAGGGCTGTTTAAGTATTCCTGATGTGAGAGAAGACGTAAACCGAAATGAAAAGATCAGAATAGAATACTACGACGAGAATTTCGAGAAACATATTGAAGAGTTTGAAGGATTGGCAGCAAGGGTTATCCAGCATGAGTACGATCATATTGACGGAGTATTATTCACGGATAAATTATCATCGTTGAAAAAGCGTCTTATTAAAGGGAGATTGGCCAATATTTCCAAGGGAAAAGTGAAAGTGGATTATAAAATGCGTTTTCCCCTAGCTAAAAAAGCACGTTAA
- a CDS encoding DUF5606 domain-containing protein, whose amino-acid sequence MSLDKILSISGKPGLYELKTQTRTGFVAESLLDGKKITVGLRNNVSLLSEIAIYTTTEEVPLRDVFKKIQEKENGEATSVSHKDDKIKLEEYFFEVLPEYDEDRVYASDIKKVIMWYNILQGKGITDFESPAEEASDEQAE is encoded by the coding sequence ATGAGTTTAGACAAAATATTATCAATTTCAGGAAAACCAGGGTTATATGAATTAAAGACCCAAACCAGAACAGGTTTTGTGGCCGAATCATTATTAGACGGTAAAAAAATAACAGTAGGATTGAGAAACAATGTTAGTTTGCTGTCTGAAATAGCTATTTATACCACTACCGAGGAAGTACCTCTTAGAGACGTTTTTAAAAAAATCCAGGAAAAAGAGAACGGAGAAGCAACTTCTGTAAGCCATAAGGATGATAAAATTAAGCTGGAAGAGTATTTCTTTGAAGTGTTGCCTGAATATGATGAGGACAGGGTATATGCAAGCGATATTAAAAAGGTGATTATGTGGTACAATATTTTGCAGGGAAAAGGTATTACGGACTTTGAATCTCCTGCGGAAGAAGCTTCTGACGAACAAGCTGAGTAA
- a CDS encoding DinB family protein → MIIETTCHNLTKLKERIAALSEEEYARPLEVLNQSTIGMHVRHVLEFYECLLESKSSKVVNYDLRKRDITLEMQLDACLKTIEKIVDVISEEKDDFSIVLEADYCETEVAAPISLPTTYFRELLYNIEHGVHHMAIIKIGMRALGKPETDENFGVAASTIRNKKICAQ, encoded by the coding sequence ATGATAATAGAAACCACCTGCCATAACCTGACCAAATTAAAAGAAAGAATAGCTGCTTTGTCAGAAGAAGAATATGCAAGACCTCTAGAAGTTTTAAACCAGTCCACCATAGGAATGCATGTCAGGCATGTTTTAGAGTTTTACGAATGTTTGTTGGAAAGTAAGAGTTCAAAAGTTGTCAATTACGATTTGAGAAAAAGAGATATTACACTTGAAATGCAATTAGATGCCTGTCTCAAAACGATAGAAAAGATTGTAGACGTTATTTCTGAAGAAAAAGACGATTTTTCTATTGTCCTTGAAGCTGATTATTGTGAAACAGAAGTAGCAGCTCCTATCTCATTACCGACGACCTATTTTCGCGAATTGCTATATAATATTGAGCATGGAGTTCATCATATGGCTATCATTAAAATCGGGATGAGGGCGTTAGGAAAGCCTGAAACAGATGAAAATTTTGGCGTGGCAGCCTCCACTATCAGAAATAAAAAAATATGTGCACAGTAA
- a CDS encoding NRDE family protein, with translation MCTVSYIPKGSGYILTSNRDESPLRVTYSPEEKELKNGTKIIAPIDSEKGGTWIATDGANKTACIMNGGFIKHKRQLPYRKSRGHIIYEAFSSETFGTFADNTDLCNIEPFTLVLVDENKLSVLIWDGKEKHIQSLDSSKKHLWSSSTLYTREDHAKKMNYFQEFLRLNESDPENLLKLHGLYNDNLFVLDQPHVKTVSTTQVVVSNGESDLCYREKVYDHEKKELLY, from the coding sequence ATGTGCACAGTAAGCTATATACCGAAAGGTTCCGGTTACATTTTAACCTCTAACAGGGACGAAAGCCCACTTCGTGTAACATACTCCCCCGAAGAGAAGGAATTGAAAAACGGAACTAAAATAATAGCACCGATAGATTCGGAAAAAGGAGGAACGTGGATTGCAACAGACGGTGCGAATAAAACAGCTTGTATTATGAATGGTGGTTTTATAAAGCATAAACGGCAATTGCCTTATCGTAAAAGCCGGGGACATATCATTTATGAAGCCTTTTCTTCTGAGACTTTTGGAACTTTTGCCGATAATACAGACCTCTGTAACATAGAACCTTTTACATTGGTGCTTGTCGATGAAAATAAATTGTCAGTGCTGATCTGGGACGGAAAAGAAAAACATATTCAATCTTTAGACAGCTCAAAAAAACATTTGTGGTCTTCAAGTACATTGTATACAAGAGAAGATCATGCAAAAAAGATGAACTATTTTCAAGAGTTTTTACGACTGAATGAATCTGATCCCGAGAATTTACTGAAACTGCACGGGTTATATAATGACAATTTGTTTGTGCTGGACCAGCCCCATGTTAAGACTGTAAGTACCACTCAGGTTGTAGTCAGTAATGGAGAAAGCGATTTATGCTACCG